The Bacillus sp. B-jedd sequence AGTAATCTACTTTAACTGGAGCCAAAATATCACGACTCCAGCAAACCTTACCCAAGTAAACGCATTATCTAATGAGGTTCAAAAAATTGCGATGGAGCAGCGGATGCCGATTCCTTTGTTTGTCTCGACCGACCAGGAAGGCGGAATCGTCCAGCGGCTGACGACGCCGGGTACAGTTTTCCCAGGCAGCATGGCGCTTGGTGCGACTCGCTCCACTGAGCTCGCGGCGAAATCCGCGGATGTATTGGCAAAGGAATTAAAAGCGATTGGTGTTAACATGGATTTCGCACCTGATGCGGATGTGAACATGAATCCGGCTAATCCGGTCATCGGGGTACGTTCATTTGGTGAAGATCCAAAGCTTGTGTCGGATATGGTCGTTGCCCAGGTGAAGGCATTCCAGCAGGAAGGTGTCAGCGCTACAGCAAAACACTTCCCTGGACATGGTGATACAGCTGTCGACTCCCATTATGGTCTGCCAATCATCAATCATGACCTAGAAACACTTCACAAGGTAGATCTGGCTCCTTTCAAAGCTGCGATTGACGCAGGCGTAGATTCGATCATGACAGGTCACATTGTTGTTCCGGCTCTCGATGATTCGGGAATGCCTGCAACTTTATCCAAGCCGATTCTAACTGATCTTTTGCGCGGGGAAATGGGCTTTGACGGGTTGATCATTACTGACAGCCTTGATATGTCAGGGGCTAGTGCTGTTCCTGCTGAAAGAATTGCTTTGGAGGCCTTCAAGGCAGGGGCCGACATCCTTCTAAACCCTTCCAATGTGGTTGTAGCATACAATTCTGTCCTTGATGCAGTAAAAAGCGGTGAAGTCAGCGAAAAGCGACTTGATGAATCTGTATACCGTATATTAGAGAATAAGATGAAGCGCGGCTTGTTCCATGATCAATATACAGATCCATCTGCCATTTCTGTAGTAGGCGCTCCTGAGCATCTTGCGCTTGCCGATGAGATTGCCAACAAGAGCATCACACTTGTTAAAAATGAAGGAAATCTGCTTCCGTTGCAAAAAGCGGAAAATGTGTTTATCACAGGTCCTTCAACCGGCAAGCCGGCAATGCTTGCGGATGATTTAAAGGCGAAGGGCTTCCAGACTTCTTCATTCGCAACAAGCGCAACGCCTACAGCAGCCCAAATTTCAACTGCTGTCTCAAGAGCGGCCAATGCCGACAAAGTCATCGTGACGACCTACAACGGCGCGACAAACGCCGGACAGGCAAATTTGGTTAAAGCACTTAAGGATTCCGGCAAAAAGGTTATCGTTGCCGCAATCCGCAATCCGTATGATTTAATGGCGTTCCCGACAGCGGATGCCTATTTGGCAACATACGGTGACCGCGATGTTTCCATCCATGCACTTGCACGGGTACTTGCCAATGAAGTGAACCCGTCAGGTAAGCTGCCGGTTACTATTCCGGGTCTATATGCATATGGCGCGGGATTGACCTACTAATATTTATGAGATTGGCAAAAGCAGGCGTAAATTGCGCCTGCTATTTTGTCGTTTAGGAAATTATAAAATAATACTGTGTGTATACCTCCAGACAAGCTATTTGAATCCAGCTCCACAAGGAAGGCTGCGGCAGCATAGCATCGCACGAAGGAAAAGTGTTTTCCTTTTCCGAGGAGCGCCTAGCCCCTCGAGGTCATAAGCCATATCCCTCCGGAGGGCAGGCCCGTCCTCGGAAATGCCCGCATTTCAGTGTCCTCCGGGCTCCGTCTTATGCTGCGCTACGCTTCGCTCGCATTAAGGGCGACTAAGGTTTTGCTGTCGCAAACCCAAGTCTTCCTATATCGGGGCTGACCACAAAGGAAAGCTCCTGTGTATAATCATCGCAGGGACACAAAGGAAAGCTCCCCGGAATTAGCATCGCAGGGACAGACGCCTTTTGTCTGTCACGAGGCGGTTGTTGCCTGTCACGAAGGCGCTTGCGCATTTTGTCCTGCTTTTACAGCAAGTTATTTGGGAATACTAGATGGATGCCTTATCCTATATTTAAAGAGGGTTCACAACATAGATAGAAAGTTAAGGGAGGATAATGAATGTTAATTCAAGATTGCGCAGATATCATTAGGAAATCCCGAAACATCGTCGTATTGACGGGTGCGGGTATCAGCACCGAATCCGGCATAAAGGACTTCCGTTCGCGTACAGGCATTTACCAGGAGGCACCGGAATATGTCTTGTCGATCGGCTATTTCCTTGAGAAGCCACAGGAGTTTTATCAGTTTGCCTTTGACCATCTGTATCATCCTGGCGCGAAGCCAAATAAAGGACATGAAATTTTGGCAAAATGGGAGACAGAGGGCAGAGTAAGCAAGGTGATTACCCAAAATATTGACGGACTTCACCAAAAGGCTGGCAACCAGGATGTAATCGAGTTCCATGGGACGATGGAGACTGCGAGCTGCCTTCATTGCGGCGTGTCATATACCGCTGCTGAAATGGCCAGGCGATTGAAGGAAATGAACGATTTTTACATATGCAGCCGATGTGAAACAAAGCGGGAAAGAGACCGGTATATCAAGCCGGATGTCGTCCTGTTCGGCGATGCAGGCGAGTGGTTCACCCCTGAAGGTTTTGCTGAAATTCTTGACTGGATCGAGACAGCAGATTGTGTGCTGGTATTAGGAACAAGCCTAAAGGTAGTGCCGTTCGCTTCCTTTCCTCAATATCGAGGAGACGGAGTGCCGCTAATTATTGTCAATCGCGACGAAACTGCATATGACCACGGCCCCGACACGATTGCCATCCATGATTCGATCGGCAAAACACTCTCAGCCATTGATGAACTGCTGTAAATTTGGTTGGTGGGGTTCCGTTATTCAAAATTTCACCGACTTTCTCACCTATATCCTTAAATTTTTCGATATATCCTTAAGTTTTTAGATATATCCTTAAATTTTTCAAGATATCCTTAAATTTTCCGATGTTTCCTTATTTGTCACTAAAACCGGAGGAATCCCACACCCATTCAGCAAAAAAATGACCTGAATCCAAGACCAGGTCCTAATTTTTTCGCCAAATATGACATTTGTCATGCTTGTCATATGACAGCTGCTACTGCACAGCCTACTTTGTTTTCTTTATAATCATAGTATAAAGATTGCAAAAGGAAGGGGCTTTTTACAGAATGACTGTACAAAACCAGCAAAAAGCATTGAAAAAGCAAGTTGCTCCTTATGAAAAATCCGAAACGAAAAAGAGTGTTATTCAAATTATTAATACAATCATCCCGTTTTTCGGGCTATGGTTTCTAGCGTACAAAGCGTTGCCAGTGAGCTACTTGCTGACTTTGGCACTTGGAATTCTTGCATCAGGCTTCATGGTCAGGACGTTCATCATTTTCCACGACTGCTGCCACCATTCTTTTTTCAAGAACAGGAAAGCTAATAAAATTGTCGGCACGATTACAGGCTTAATCACGTTTTTCCCATATAGCCAATGGGGCCGCGACCATAATATCCACCATGCAACAAGCGGAAATCTTGATAAGCGCGGGACAGGGGATATCTGGGTTATGACCGTTGAAGAGTATGCGGCTGCTTCTCCGATGCTTAAATTGGGGTACAGGCTATACCGGAACCCTCTTGTCATGTTCGTCCTTGGTCCAATCTGGCTTGTCATTATCAAAAACAGGTTCAACCGCCGTGACGCCCGGATGCCTGAGAAAATGAACACTTGGCTGACCAATGCCTTGATTGTTGGAATCTCAGCATTGCTCATTTGGGCGATTGGCTGGAAGGCGTTTCTGATGGTCCAGCTTCCGATCATGTTCGTCGCAGGAATGCTTGGAATTTGGCTGTTCTATATCCAGCACACGTTTGAGGATTCCTATTTCGAACACGATAAAGAATGGGAATATGTTCTCGCTGCTGTTGAAGGAAGCTCTTATTACAAGCTGCCTAAAATCCTCCAGTGGGTGACAGGGAACATCGGATTCCACCACGTCCATCACCTTGCTCCTAGGGTGCCGAACTATAAGCTTGAAGAAGCGCACAATAATACTATGCCGCTTCAGCATGTTCCGACTGTTACGTTATCGACCAGCTTTGAGTCTCTGAAGTTCCGTTTATGGGACGAAGAGAAAAAACGATTTGTCGGTTATTCAGCCGCCAAGGCTTTTGCAAAAAAACCATCCGGCGTGAAGATGAAGCCGAAAACAGAATAGATCAGTCACTGAAGAGCTCCCCATTAACAGGGGAGTCTTTTCGTTACCTTAGCCAACTATAAATTAATACTGTGTGCATAACTCGGGACAAGTTATTTGAATCCAGCTTCAGCGCCTAGCCCCTCGAGGTCATAAGCCATATCCCTCCGGAGGGCAGGCCCGTCCTCCGGGCTCCGTCTTATGCTGGTCGGGGCTGACCAAGGCGCTTGCGCTTTTTGTTCTATTACTGCATTAAAGTGGCTAATGGATGGCTATATGGTAAAATTAAGTCAGAAATAATAGACAAAAGAGGCTGATTCATGTTTAAAAAATATTGGACACTCCTTGGACGGACAGGAATATCTCCGTACATATGGACGATTCTCGGAATTCTGCCGTTTTATTTCATTTATCTTTCTTCTTCTACCGTGAAAGTGATGGCTGGCATCGTCTTGACGCTGGCATTCTTCGGTTTTTACCGATTGGCTTACCTTTCGAAGGGATGGACGGTTTATTTATGGACAGTCCTGCTAATCGGCATTTCCATTACGCTGACGACCTTGTTCAGCTATGTATATTTCGCTTTCTTTATTGCTTACTTTATAGGAAATATAAAAAATAAAATCGCTTTTTACGTTCTTTATTCGATCCATCTCGCTGGTATGGTTATCGCAATCAATCTAAGAATTATCCTTCAGGATGATTTTTTCCTGAAGCAGCTGCCGCTTGTCGTGATTGTCTTGCTGAGTCTGATCCTGCTGCCTTTCAGCCTGCGCCACAGGACTGAAAGAGGGAAGCTCGAGGAAAAGCTTGAAGATGCAAACAAGAAAATTGAAGAACTGATAAAGATTGAGGAAAGGCAGCGGATTGCCCGTGACCTCCATGATACCCTCGGCCAAAAGCTATCACTGATTGGCTTGAAGAGCGATCTGGCCAGAAGGCTGATTTCCAAAGACCCTGACCGGGCGGCCGAGGAGCTGAAGGATGTCCAGCAAACAGCCAGGACAGCCTTGAACGAAGTGAGGAAAATGGTTGCGCAAATGCGCGGCATTCGTCTGAACGAGGAAATTGTCAGGGTAAAGGAGCTCCTTGATGCTGCACAGATTGAATTTAAAGGAAGCGAGGATTGGTCGCTGCAAAATGTGCCCCTCCTGGTGGAAAATATTTTGAGCATGTGCCTGAAAGAAGCGATTACGAATGTGGTCCGCCATAGCAGTGCGACAGGCTGTGAAGTGATCCTTGCACACAATGACAGGGAAATATCACTGATTGTAAAAGATAATGGAGTCGGGCAGGTAGACAAGGTTCATTTTGCAAAAGGAAGTGGTCTTTCGGGGATGAGGGAGAGGCTTGAGTTTGTGAATGGGACGCTGGATATTAGTTGCAACGGGGGAACTGAGCTGTTGATTCGTGTTCCGACTGTGGTGAAGCATTTGGAGAAGGAGGGTGTGAGATGATTAGGGTTGTGATTGCTGAGGATCAGAGGATGCTGCTTGGGGCGTTCGGGTCGCTGCTGAATCTGGAGGATGATATGGAAGTGGTCGGGATGGCGGCGAAC is a genomic window containing:
- a CDS encoding glycoside hydrolase family 3 protein; translation: MKTKKFFLIAMVVSLVLMGLPLTSQASWQDPVKPGWKKGEVKKGWIQSKIQHMTIEEKVGQLFIVHVYGKSAEDPAYETTNLTNNRGGKNFKEVIEKYKLGGVIYFNWSQNITTPANLTQVNALSNEVQKIAMEQRMPIPLFVSTDQEGGIVQRLTTPGTVFPGSMALGATRSTELAAKSADVLAKELKAIGVNMDFAPDADVNMNPANPVIGVRSFGEDPKLVSDMVVAQVKAFQQEGVSATAKHFPGHGDTAVDSHYGLPIINHDLETLHKVDLAPFKAAIDAGVDSIMTGHIVVPALDDSGMPATLSKPILTDLLRGEMGFDGLIITDSLDMSGASAVPAERIALEAFKAGADILLNPSNVVVAYNSVLDAVKSGEVSEKRLDESVYRILENKMKRGLFHDQYTDPSAISVVGAPEHLALADEIANKSITLVKNEGNLLPLQKAENVFITGPSTGKPAMLADDLKAKGFQTSSFATSATPTAAQISTAVSRAANADKVIVTTYNGATNAGQANLVKALKDSGKKVIVAAIRNPYDLMAFPTADAYLATYGDRDVSIHALARVLANEVNPSGKLPVTIPGLYAYGAGLTY
- a CDS encoding NAD-dependent protein deacylase, producing the protein MLIQDCADIIRKSRNIVVLTGAGISTESGIKDFRSRTGIYQEAPEYVLSIGYFLEKPQEFYQFAFDHLYHPGAKPNKGHEILAKWETEGRVSKVITQNIDGLHQKAGNQDVIEFHGTMETASCLHCGVSYTAAEMARRLKEMNDFYICSRCETKRERDRYIKPDVVLFGDAGEWFTPEGFAEILDWIETADCVLVLGTSLKVVPFASFPQYRGDGVPLIIVNRDETAYDHGPDTIAIHDSIGKTLSAIDELL
- a CDS encoding fatty acid desaturase, whose product is MTVQNQQKALKKQVAPYEKSETKKSVIQIINTIIPFFGLWFLAYKALPVSYLLTLALGILASGFMVRTFIIFHDCCHHSFFKNRKANKIVGTITGLITFFPYSQWGRDHNIHHATSGNLDKRGTGDIWVMTVEEYAAASPMLKLGYRLYRNPLVMFVLGPIWLVIIKNRFNRRDARMPEKMNTWLTNALIVGISALLIWAIGWKAFLMVQLPIMFVAGMLGIWLFYIQHTFEDSYFEHDKEWEYVLAAVEGSSYYKLPKILQWVTGNIGFHHVHHLAPRVPNYKLEEAHNNTMPLQHVPTVTLSTSFESLKFRLWDEEKKRFVGYSAAKAFAKKPSGVKMKPKTE
- a CDS encoding sensor histidine kinase is translated as MFKKYWTLLGRTGISPYIWTILGILPFYFIYLSSSTVKVMAGIVLTLAFFGFYRLAYLSKGWTVYLWTVLLIGISITLTTLFSYVYFAFFIAYFIGNIKNKIAFYVLYSIHLAGMVIAINLRIILQDDFFLKQLPLVVIVLLSLILLPFSLRHRTERGKLEEKLEDANKKIEELIKIEERQRIARDLHDTLGQKLSLIGLKSDLARRLISKDPDRAAEELKDVQQTARTALNEVRKMVAQMRGIRLNEEIVRVKELLDAAQIEFKGSEDWSLQNVPLLVENILSMCLKEAITNVVRHSSATGCEVILAHNDREISLIVKDNGVGQVDKVHFAKGSGLSGMRERLEFVNGTLDISCNGGTELLIRVPTVVKHLEKEGVR